The genomic window GGGACAAGGTGGAGCGCCTTACCAGCCGAACGACCTTGGCCCCGTCCGGGGAGGCTGGTAGCCCTTGTGGTGCCCGGCGAGGTGATCCGCCCGGCCGATCTCGGCTAGACGATCCTCACGCCCAGTTCCGGCGCCGACGAGAGGGCTGCAATTATCAGCGCATGGAGTTCGTGCTGGATCCGCCACGTGGGGTCGGCCCGCTGCGGCTCGGGCTTGGGTCCAGCCTGGGCTTCGGCGTCGGTCCGACAAGGGACAGCCACCGCAGACCCCAGCGGCCCTGACCGGGGCGACCGATGCTCCGATCAGGGCCTGTGCAGCTGATTCACTTTGCTGTGCTGCGGGCTGCCTAGTTGGTGAAGGTGAAGTAGCGGTAGGCGCCGTACGTCGTGTAGTTGAGGCTGTCGCCAGAGGTGCCGGCGATGTAGGCGGCGCGGACCCGGTACTTGACGCCGGTGCTGTGCGTGCCGGTGAGGGTGTACGTGGACTTGCCGGTGCTGCTCAGCGGCAGCATGTACGACTTCCAGGCGCGCCACGTGCCGCTGGCGTAGTACTCGAAGATGAGCTTCTGCTTGCGCCCGGCGTTCGGGGTCATGGTGGTGGTGAAGACCGGATTCGTGGTCTTGCGGTAGTAGTAGTAGCCGCTGCTGGTCTTGTAGTAGCCGCTGACGGCCGTACTCACGCTGACGTTGGTGTAGACGGTCGACTTGACCGACAGCGGCGCGTACCTGGCGTCGCCGGTGAAGACCGCGGTGACAGTGGTGTTGCGGGTCAGGGTCAGGTTGGCGGTCAGGTTGCCGCTGCTGTCGACGACACCCTTCTTGAGCAGCTTGTTGCCCTGGTCGGTGCCAGCCGGGTCGGCCCAGATCTCCACGGTCCGGTTGGTGTAGGTGCTGCCCAGGTGGGCGGTCATGGCGACGGTCGCCCCGTAGGCGTTGACGGTGCCGTTGCGGTTCAGCGTCAAGGCCGGCGTGGCCCGGGACACCGTGACCGTGGCGGTGGCCGTGGCGCCGAGATGGGTGGCATCGCCGGCGTACCTGACGGTGTAGGTGACCTTGCCGCCGGCCGGCGGGGCGTCGGTGACCGTAAAGTTGCCCGACGCGTCCGTGGTCACGTCGGCGAGCGCCTTGCCGGACGTCGATTCCATGTCGGTACGGGTCACGGTCAGCGCGGTGCCGGCCGGGAGCGAGCCGGTGATCGTGCCGGCGATGGTGAGCGACGCCGCTCGGGCGGCGCTGGTCGGGGTGGTCAGTGTGATCGTGGTGGCGACCGGCTCGTTCAGCGCCCGGAAGCCGATCAGGCCGTTGTTGTCGGTGACGACGAACAGGCGAGGGCCGTTCGGCTGCCAGACGATGCCGTTCACCATCACCTGGTCGGGGCCCGGATGGTTGAAGAGCGTGGAGCCCGGCATGTCGAAGGCCTGCCGCGCGGTGGTGGATCCGGCGTCGTAGGTGTAGAGGTCGGGCGTGCCGATTTCGGTGCGGGTGGCGACAGCGACCCGGCCGTCCGGGGCGGTGTCCACCGCGTAGCCCACGGTGTTCAGGTAGCTGCCGACCGTCGAGAGATCGGTGCTGGACAGCTGGAGCGCGCCACCGGCACCGCCCACCACCACCTGGCTGCCGTCCGCGGAGAGCGCGAGGTCTCGCAGGTAGCTGAGGCCGTCGATGGACTTCTCGACGATCTTCTGCTCGCTTCCGGCCGAGACGTCGTAGACGACGACCCGGCTTCCGGAGGTGCCGCTGCCGTCGGAGAGTGCGATCAGGTTGGGTGCGCCCGGGTTGGCGGCGATGAGCGGCGCGCCGTAGTACGGGCTGATGCCGGTGAAGCTGTGCAGCGTCACGGCGGAGGAGGCCGGGTCGATCGAGCCGAAGTTGCCGCTCGCGCCGCCGTCGTCGTAGGAGAACCAGAGACGACCGCCGGCCACGACGACGTCACGCGGGTAGATCCTGTCGCCGAGGGTGATGCGCCCGGTTTCGGCGTACGTCGTCGTGGAGTACGCGATGATGACGTGCGAGTTGGGCACGGCGGCGTAGAGGGTGCTGGAGTCGGCGGCCAGCGTCAGCCCCGCGACGCCGGGAAGGTTGGTGACGGTCGAGCCACCCGACCCGGTATAGGTGGTGGACGCGATCACGCCGTTCTTCGGGTCACTCGCGATCAGCCTCTGGTGCATGCCGTCGACCACAAGGTCGCCGAGCGAATCCAGGAGGGCCGGGAAGAAGTACTGGTTATCCGCCGGCGGTGTGATGACCTCGGTATCGGCCAGCGCTGAGCCTGTGCCGGAAGAGACGAAGAACCCGGTAGCCCCCGCCAGAACGGCAGCGGCCACAACCGCACGAACACTCCGTGTGCGCACGCAGCACCCCCATGATTCACGCGCCCCAACTCAGAGCACGGCCAAGCGAGGCTACGCGAGAGTCCTTCATCCCCGTCCATCATCCAAACGGCCGAAACGATGTGAGCTTCCCGGTTTACCGGACGGCTTCCGTGTGCTCGTCAGGCTGAACGTGGCGGCGCCACCTGGGGCTGCCGCTCCTACATCGGCTTCCTACTCAGCCGGATGCCGGGGCGGACTGGGACGGTCCGTCAGAGACGTGCGGTCAGCGGCGTGCCCGGACGCTGCGTTGGGTCACGCAAAAGCGGAGGCGGCCGCCGACCTCGGGTCGCCGCGAATAAGCGGCGGCGTCCGATAGCGGCTGCCAGCATCGACGGCCGTTCGGGACGAAGAGGTCACGCTCCGCCACACCCCCAGATGATTAGCCGTGTGGGGTGGTGGACGGGCCAGTTTGCGACAACACCGACCCGGGTTGCTGGAGGCAGCCGACCGGACATTCCTGACGGCAGCATGACGACAACAGCGTCTGTTCCCGTAACAACGACCCCACAGCCAGCAGCCGCTTACGCATCGGCAAAAGCGCGTGTATGACCGGACGCCTGGATCTGAAAATCGGAAGGTCGGCGGTGGAAACACCGCGACGCGCCGTCGCCCAATGCCCCACGAGTCAGCAGGAAGTCAGCGAAACGCCGTGGTGCGCGATCGACAGCGACGGTCGCGGCCGGCAGACACCGAGGGCAGGACCACAGGGAACAACACCCGCTGACACTGGCCGACAACGCCGACCAGGCTCCCCCCGGCGGGGGTCAGGTCCGGCCGGAGCGCCGGCGGGAACGCTGTCGACAGCAACACAGTGGACGGCGGCCGTACCACCGGAGCTCCACCTGCACGGCGGGGCGTGTCCAGGCACCGGGAGCATTTCGACCGTGAGCGGCAGTTTGTCGCGGCGAACGCCCGGGCACTCCGGGATCTTGACTGTGGCACCGTCGCCGCGGACCGCACCCGTCCAGTAGCTGGCCCGGGGCGCTCCAAGGCGATCTTCACCTCGCCCGGATCGGCGGCCTCAGCCGCTTGGACTCGGAGTGTTCGTTGTCGAGTCGAGGAAGGCGCTAACGGCTGAGTCGTTTACGACATCAGGTCCATAGCGAGTACGAAGGACAAGTGGTCCCGGCGCATGTCCCCGAGGCTCGCACAGTTATCAGCTCCGTCTCTGGGACGTGGGGGTGTCGGGGTGACCCGGACACCGCAACATCCCGGAGGCGGAGCCGATCAACGCAGGTCAGTCCACACTCGGCAGCTTCGGGCCGAGGACGTCGTCGGCGTCCACGATGGTGTAGGCGTACCCCTGCTCGGCGAGGAAGCGCTGCCGGTGGGCGGCGTACTCGGTGTCGATGGTGTCCCGGGAGACCACCGTGTAGAAGTGCGCCTGCCGGCCGTCGGCCTTCGGCCGCAGCACCCGGCCGAGCCGCTGCGCCTCCTCCTGCCGCGAGCCGAACGTGCCCGACACCTGGATCGCCACCGCCG from Micromonospora kangleipakensis includes these protein-coding regions:
- a CDS encoding WD40 repeat domain-containing protein, with product MHQRLIASDPKNGVIASTTYTGSGGSTVTNLPGVAGLTLAADSSTLYAAVPNSHVIIAYSTTTYAETGRITLGDRIYPRDVVVAGGRLWFSYDDGGASGNFGSIDPASSAVTLHSFTGISPYYGAPLIAANPGAPNLIALSDGSGTSGSRVVVYDVSAGSEQKIVEKSIDGLSYLRDLALSADGSQVVVGGAGGALQLSSTDLSTVGSYLNTVGYAVDTAPDGRVAVATRTEIGTPDLYTYDAGSTTARQAFDMPGSTLFNHPGPDQVMVNGIVWQPNGPRLFVVTDNNGLIGFRALNEPVATTITLTTPTSAARAASLTIAGTITGSLPAGTALTVTRTDMESTSGKALADVTTDASGNFTVTDAPPAGGKVTYTVRYAGDATHLGATATATVTVSRATPALTLNRNGTVNAYGATVAMTAHLGSTYTNRTVEIWADPAGTDQGNKLLKKGVVDSSGNLTANLTLTRNTTVTAVFTGDARYAPLSVKSTVYTNVSVSTAVSGYYKTSSGYYYYRKTTNPVFTTTMTPNAGRKQKLIFEYYASGTWRAWKSYMLPLSSTGKSTYTLTGTHSTGVKYRVRAAYIAGTSGDSLNYTTYGAYRYFTFTN